cccctctcccttctcccttctttctTGCTTGCTTTCCCGAACAATCGCCGAATAATAGCActagcagcagcggcagcggtaGAGAATCTTTTGGAGGTAAGCTAGACCGACCGGTCGATCGAAAGATGTCGTCGTCGCTGTCTCCGGCGGGGACGGGGAGGACGTCCGGGTCGGACGGCGACTCGGCGGCGGCGGACACGCACCGGCGCGAGAAGCGGCGGCTGTCGAACCGCGAGTCGGCGCGGCGGTCCCGGCTGCGGAAGCAGCAGCACCTGGACGAGCTGGTGCAGGAGGTGGCGCGCCTGCAGGCCGAGAACGCGCGCGTGGCCGCGCGCGCCGCCGACATCGCGTCCCAGTACGCCCGCGTCGAGCAGGAGAACACCGTGCTCCGGGCACGCGCCGCCGAGCTCGGCGACCGCCTCCGCTCCGTCAACGAGGTGCTCCGCGTCGTCGAGGAGTTCAGCGGCGTCGCCATGGACATCCAGGAGGAGATGCCCGCTGACGACCCGCTGCTCCGCCCCTGGCAGCTGCCCTACCCGGCCGCCGCCATGCCCATCGGCGCCCCGCACATGCTCCACTACTGATGATTGCTTTGCTTCCACCAACCGTGGCAGCTGGGGCTGGGCCTGGCTGGCAACAAGACAAGAAGAATTGGCTGCGTCTCAACTCATGATAACATTCACATCTACTACCTGGCTTTTGAGAATTACATAGCCTCTACTATCTGCTGCTGTGTTAAATCTACTACCTCCTGGTTTCTTCAATAATTGTTGCtgttctgtctgtctgtctgtcagtGTGTATGTATGAGATGATGCTCATCTTATGTTATGTAAGGCTTAATTGTGTGTCTTGTTGTACTTTCTGTCTTGTAATGTTATAAGAATAATAAGTGTTATGTAATCTCCTACAGCTAAGTGTTCATTCAGATCTGATGGTGTTTCAATTTTTGTGTATGGTTAGCTTATTCAGCTAGCAAGTAACTCCACAGAAATACTCTCATGGAGTTCACATGGAAAATTTTCAAGCTTATTGAGGTGCCAACTTCACTTCACTTCACTGATTATGGGTTACTTATGAAAGAGTAACAAAAGTAAAAAGATTTCATAAGTCACAAAAGTTGAGTTCATATCAGACCTCAAAGCAAGGAAAAAGGCACCAAAACAACTTGAGTGCAAAGTAACACATCTACTGTGTGTTTGGTTGGGAGGACGATGTGGGACGGGATGGGATGGACCCGAGATCAGCGCTGTTTGGTTGGGAGACGGAGTGGAGCGAGGACATTCCCGATGTGAATATTCGCGTGAGATGCGGGGCGACCCCGTCCCCCAAAATTTCACGGACGGGGTCCATCCCAGGTGGGACGAGCGGCGAGCGCGCGGGGGAGCCATGCTGGATGCGGAGGAGAAGAGGAGTGTGGGGGGCTTCGACCGGCGAGCGCGCGGGGGAGATCCAGCCGGCTACCATCGCGCGGGGGAGCTCCGGCCGGCGAGCGCGCGGGGGAGCTCCGGCTGGCGAGCGCGCGGGGGAGATCCAGCCGGCTGCCGTCGCACGGGCAAGCGCGCAGCTGAGATCCGGCCCGCTGCCGCCGCGGGTGACCTTCGGCTGCTGGCGTGCGGGTGAGGGCACGAGCGAGCAGTGGCCCCGCCGGCGCCGTGCGGGTGAGGGCCAGCTCCGCCCCGCCGACGCCGCGCTGCGAGCCTGGGAGGACCGAGGAAGACGATGCGTGCGTGTGTAGGAAAAAGGGGGAAAGGAGaaaggaaaaaaataaataaggaagaagaaaaaagaaaaaaaaaagaaaaggaagaagaaaaaaaatctgaTGGATGTGGGCCCTGTATGTCAATAGCTCATCCCACTTTTGAAGTTCCAGAACCAAACAGAAAACGGGTTGGTCCCGTCCTTTATCAATCAAACAAAAAATAAACTCGTTCCGTCCCACAaaccagagataggaccatcCCACCCCCACAACCAATCGCTACCTAAAGCGATCAAATCAAAGGGCATATCTTCTGTTGCAAAGCTCTTCGTGGGATCCTGTCTGCTGACAGCTCCCTCTCCTATGTTGCTCGCCGATCTTTCCTTGGCATCAAAGCAGTAAAAGAACAATTCTTTCATCGAAAAAATACAAAATACATATGACAAGATGCATTATTGCATCGGCATGCATCCTCTTCATTTCCTCCGCCTACTCACTCCCTTAGTTTGTCCTTGTGTTTTCTATACACTTCAATTTATAATAAAAGCTTAACTTGGAACAACCGAAAATCTAACCCAACCTCATTTTGGAACTGATGAAGTATATATGTCTAGAAAAGAGTAATAAGAGCATCTCCCAGAGTTCCTAAATAACAATCGTCAAATCAATGAGTTTTCTAATTCACTATATTTGTTGGATTTCTCCAACCATTTCCAATATCTCATCTCTAAAAACTAGAAGGTATTTTTGCATAAAAAATTCTAGATTATTTTCAAATCACTTTGGTCACTAGTTCTAGCTCTTATACACACATTGGGAAGTCTGTTCCTTCTCCATTTCTTTCTCATGCCCTTCCATCTTCTGGATCGACAATAGGATAAGCACACATATATTTTCATGCTATTGGATCAATTTTACCAAGTGCAGAAAGATAGGGACTTGAGAAAAAGAATCGCTGAAGAGAGGTTTTTTTtagttttgccaaaaaaaaaacaagattgtgagttttgcaaaggtctcaGAATGCTCTAAGCAATCGTTAACATCCATGACGAATGCAAAAACGAGAGTGAAAGGCGCAAGAAAACCTTAAAAACTTATCTTGACCGAACTAATGACGTTATCAAATAAAAGAGCACCAGCTGAGCGTGCAACATGTCAATATTATTAGTGCATCACCCACTCAAAGTTACGTCAAAACCAAAAGTTTGGGAATGGCCTGCTAGGTAACTGTGAACCAGTCACATAAAGTCGAGCAAAGTTACACGCAAAGATCACATAAACATATGTAAAAGTAGATCAATGTTTGGTATGACATGGACATGCTCAAATAGTCATGACAAGGAAAGGAAATTCAACAAAATCTGGTGTTCTCAAATGGTTACTCttattttcaagacaaatctcCACAGCATTCACTTTGTCATGCTCTCCAGAGAGTTTTGAAAACTGGCAGAAAAAAGACTTCAGCTTTGACAAGTGGAAACTACTCCTCGACGACGACGCTGATCTGGCCCTTGTCAAGCATGTCGTAGAAGGATCTAGTCTTCCTCTGCTCGTTCCAGTGGTGCATCTTCCACATACCTCCTGCGATCAGACCCAGGGTCAGTCCAATGAAGATCTCCTTCACCACGCTCGGGCCCTTGAGGGTGGCAT
The sequence above is drawn from the Miscanthus floridulus cultivar M001 chromosome 15, ASM1932011v1, whole genome shotgun sequence genome and encodes:
- the LOC136508387 gene encoding ocs element-binding factor 1-like, with product MSSSLSPAGTGRTSGSDGDSAAADTHRREKRRLSNRESARRSRLRKQQHLDELVQEVARLQAENARVAARAADIASQYARVEQENTVLRARAAELGDRLRSVNEVLRVVEEFSGVAMDIQEEMPADDPLLRPWQLPYPAAAMPIGAPHMLHY